A window of the Aedes albopictus mitochondrion, complete genome genome harbors these coding sequences:
- the COX2 gene encoding cytochrome c oxidase subunit II (TAA stop codon is completed by the addition of 3' A residues to the mRNA) — protein sequence MATWMNLGLQNSTSPLMEQLNFFHDHTLLILIMITIMIAYIMFMLFFNKFTNQYLLHGQTIEIIWTILPAIILMFIAFPSLRLLYLMDEINSPLITLKVIGHQWYWSYEYSNFLNLEFDSYMIPTNELDINGFRLLDVDNRVILPMNNQIRILVTATDVIHSWTVPSMGMKIDATPGRLNQTNFLMNQPGLFYGQCSEICGANHSFMPIVIESIPMNYFIKWISSQMN from the coding sequence ATGGCAACATGAATAAATCTAGGACTTCAAAATAGTACTTCTCCTTTAATAGAACAATTAAATTTTTTTCATGATCATACTTTATTAATTTTAATTATAATTACTATTATAATTGCATATATTATATTTATATTATTTTTTAATAAATTTACAAATCAATATTTACTTCACGGACAAACAATTGAAATTATTTGAACTATTCTTCCTGCAATTATTTTAATATTTATTGCCTTTCCTTCTTTACGACTTTTATACTTAATAGATGAAATTAATTCTCCTTTAATTACTTTAAAAGTTATTGGCCATCAATGATATTGAAGTTATGAATATTCTAATTTTTTAAATTTAGAATTTGATTCTTACATAATTCCAACTAATGAATTAGATATTAATGGATTTCGTTTATTAGATGTTGATAATCGAGTTATTCTTCCAATAAATAATCAAATTCGAATTTTAGTAACTGCTACTGATGTAATTCATTCTTGAACAGTTCCCTCTATAGGAATAAAAATTGATGCTACTCCCGGACGTTTAAATCAAACTAATTTTTTAATAAATCAACCTGGATTATTTTATGGACAATGCTCAGAAATTTGTGGAGCAAATCATAGTTTCATACCAATTGTTATTGAGAGAATCCCAATAAATTATTTTATTAAATGAATTTCTTCTCAAATAAATT